In Pannonibacter sp. XCT-53, the sequence CCGCCACCGGTCACGTCTTCCTTGTAGCTGCGGAAATCGTTCTTGTCGGACACGCGGCGATAGGCCTCGAGGTCGAGGGCAATGCGGCGGCCCATGAAGAACGGCTCGCGGAACTGGAACTCGTAGTTCTGCGAGGACTTGCCACCGCCGACGCCGATGCGGACGAACTGGCCACGGCCGAGGAAGTTCTTCTCGCTCAGCGACACGTCGCCGATGATGCCTTCCGAGGTCGAGTAACCGATGCCGAACGACAGTTCGCCGGTTGCCTGCTCCTCGACATCCACGTTGATGATCACGCGATCGGGCGAGCTGCCGCGTTCGGACGTGATGCGGACTTCCTTGAAGAAGCCAAGGTTGCGCAGGCGACGCTCGGCCTTGTCGAGCAGGACACGGTTGAAGGCATCACCTTCAGCCAGGTCGAACTCGCGACGGATGACGTACTCGCGGGTGCGGTCGTTGCCGCGGATGTTGATCCGCTCGACATAGGCACGCGGGCCTTCCTCGACGTTGTAGACGAGGTCGATGGTCTTGGTTTCGTAGTTGCGCAGCGCACGCGGACGGACCTCGGCGAAGGCATAGCCCTCTTCCGACACCTTCAGGGTGATGTCTTCCAGGGTCTGCTCGACGCGACGGGCGTTGTAGGTGTCGCCGGTCTTGGTGCGAACTTCCGACTTGAGCGCTTCCGGATCGACGGAGGAGAGCGAGCTCTGCACCTCGACGTTGCCGATCTCGTACTTGTCGCCTTCCTCGACCGTGAAGGTCACGAAGAACACGTTCTGCTCGCGGTCCAGATCGGCGCTGACGGACACGATGCGGAAGTCGGCATAGCCGTTCTGGTAATAGAACTGGCGCAGCAGCTCCTGGTCGGCAGACAGACGATCCGGATCATAGGTATCGGTGCTGCGCAGCCAGCTCAGCAGGCCGCTCTCGCGGGTGCGGATCACGTCACGCAGGCGACGGTCGCTGAAGTTGCTGTTGCCGATGAAGGTGATGCGCTCGACGCCGGTCTTCTCGCCTTCGGTGATCTCGAAGACCAGGTCGACGCGGTTGTTGCCGCGGTCAATGATCTTCGGCTCGACCGATGCGCGATAGCGGCCGGTGCGACGATAGGCTTCCAGGATGTTCTGGACGTCGGACTGCACCTTGGCACGGGTCAGCATCGACCGTTCGGTCGTGCGCACCGCAACCTTGAGCTGGTCATCCGAGACCCGGCGATTGCCCTCGAAGGACACACGGCCGATGATCGGGTTTTCCTTCACGGTGACGACAAGGCTGCCGCCTTCCGAGCTGATCCGCACGTCCTCGAAGAGGCCGGTCGCAAAGAGCGCCTTCAGCGACTCATCGACGTCCGAGGCGCTGTAGGAGCGGCCACGCTGGATCGTGAGGTAGCTGATGACGGTCTCGCTCTCGATGCGCGTGTTGCCACGCACGACGATGTTGCCGGCGACCGCGGCTTCTGCGCTCGTGACATAAAAACCGAAGGGATCCGGGAGGATTCCACCGGCTACAAAGAGCGGCGCCGACAACATCACGGCGCGAGAGATTTTCCGCAGTCGCTGCATATCCGAGCTATGCCTTTTTCAATTGAGACCGGATTAGGGCCTTCGTCAGATTCTCAGCATCCGGCATGGTTTTACATCCTTTTGCCGAATACGCAACCGCTTGCCTGTCCCGAAACGGATTTCATTTGAAGGCGTTGCGGTCATGTCACGCAACCGGTCAACCGCCGGCTATGCGTGACACGTCATTCCATGTGGCAAAGACCATGAGCATCAAGACCACCGCGATGCCGATCCGGAAACCGACATCCTGCACCCGTTCGCTCAAGGGCTTACCACGCACGGCTTCCGCCGCGTAGTACACGAGATGACCGCCGTCGAGCATCGGGATCGGCATCAGGTTGAGCAGGCCGATCGACACCGACAGGACGGCGGCCAGCTGCAGCAGCGGCACGATCCCGAGCTCCGCGACCTGGCCGGACACCTGCGCGACCCGGATCGGACCGCCGAGCTGGTCCGCCGATTCCCGCCCGGTCACAACCTTGACGAGATAGTCGACGGTGCGCTCCATGATGAACCAGGTCTCGCGCATGCCCTCGCCGACCGCCTCGACCGGACCATAGTGCAGGCGCACGAGATCCTCCTGCTGCGGCGAGCGCGTCACCCCCAGAAGGCCGACGCGCTGCGTCCCGCCGAAGCCGTCGCTGATCTCCTTGTGCTGCGGCGTGACCACCACGCGCACGACCTCGCTGCCGCGCTCCACGTCCAGCGCCAGCGGAATGTCGGCGCTGGCGGTGACGATGCGCTGCAGGTCGGAGAAGGTCGCCACCGGCTTGCCGTCGACAGCAAGGACCAGGTCCCCCGGCAGAAGGCCGGCCTGCTCCGCCGCACTGCCCGGCTGGACCGTGTCGATGGTCGGCGACGTCACGACCCGGCCATAGAGGCCGAAGACGAGCGCGAAGATCACGATGGACAGGAGGAAATTGGCAATGGGACCGGCCGCCACGACAGAGGCCCGCTGCCACACGGGCTTGGCCGCGAAGATCCCTGCCCGCTCGCCGTCAGACATGGCGGCGATGCGCTCGCGGTCGGGCATGCTGGCGGCGTTGTCGTCACCGGCGAACTTCACGTAGCCCCCGAGCGGGATCAGGCAGACCTTCCAGCGGGTGCCGTGACGGTCATAGAAGCCGGCAAGCTCCTTGCCGAAGCCAACGGAAAAGGCA encodes:
- the bamA gene encoding outer membrane protein assembly factor BamA, with amino-acid sequence MRGNTRIESETVISYLTIQRGRSYSASDVDESLKALFATGLFEDVRISSEGGSLVVTVKENPIIGRVSFEGNRRVSDDQLKVAVRTTERSMLTRAKVQSDVQNILEAYRRTGRYRASVEPKIIDRGNNRVDLVFEITEGEKTGVERITFIGNSNFSDRRLRDVIRTRESGLLSWLRSTDTYDPDRLSADQELLRQFYYQNGYADFRIVSVSADLDREQNVFFVTFTVEEGDKYEIGNVEVQSSLSSVDPEALKSEVRTKTGDTYNARRVEQTLEDITLKVSEEGYAFAEVRPRALRNYETKTIDLVYNVEEGPRAYVERINIRGNDRTREYVIRREFDLAEGDAFNRVLLDKAERRLRNLGFFKEVRITSERGSSPDRVIINVDVEEQATGELSFGIGYSTSEGIIGDVSLSEKNFLGRGQFVRIGVGGGKSSQNYEFQFREPFFMGRRIALDLEAYRRVSDKNDFRSYKEDVTGGGFGFTLPLREDELSLKLFYNIYETKISDPKKLATGLSTCSRNRDLSPAICDSLGSYLTSLAGYALVYNTLDNNRNPKDGLYAKFQQEFAGIGGDTQFMRTTAEGRVYQELYPDAGIVGNITLKGGHIQALGSKRLRISDQFMMGGDMVRGFENGGIGPRDRKTGDAIGGRFYIAGTLEATFPFPVVPEEFGLSGAVFADAGSLWDADSKLIKAVGANGVTSNSFDLRASVGAGIRWESPFGPLRADFAWPVMKQRGDQTQIFRLSGGTRF
- the rseP gene encoding RIP metalloprotease RseP, whose translation is MDLIAGYLTQSATMIAAFLFVLTIVVFFHELGHFLVARWCGVRVDAFSVGFGKELAGFYDRHGTRWKVCLIPLGGYVKFAGDDNAASMPDRERIAAMSDGERAGIFAAKPVWQRASVVAAGPIANFLLSIVIFALVFGLYGRVVTSPTIDTVQPGSAAEQAGLLPGDLVLAVDGKPVATFSDLQRIVTASADIPLALDVERGSEVVRVVVTPQHKEISDGFGGTQRVGLLGVTRSPQQEDLVRLHYGPVEAVGEGMRETWFIMERTVDYLVKVVTGRESADQLGGPIRVAQVSGQVAELGIVPLLQLAAVLSVSIGLLNLMPIPMLDGGHLVYYAAEAVRGKPLSERVQDVGFRIGIAVVLMLMVFATWNDVSRIAGG